A window of the Burkholderia sp. 9120 genome harbors these coding sequences:
- a CDS encoding efflux transporter outer membrane subunit encodes MSQRLKNLSFTRTALPLLLAASLNGCVSDAGLHTNVEPLKPSADSLARIVGPGANGAWPAPDWVKRYNDPQLNELAAEALQNNPDLQIAKARVGGAQAQLEQFASLTGLTGTAVASVSKTRLPQPDNVADVSVGGQQIPVQLFNNSTVSPSAVIAGLSYQLDLWGKNAALTRSLLSTRDAARIDAEQARLTLTVALVTLYCDLDRAFAMQEILLQKQQAADHVDAVLRERGARGIDNAYDAADASLKRSRLASQQALNDERIQLTELQIGVLTGRGPERGLSLHRPRLAATADSPLPAQLPVDLLGRRPDIVAARLRAEAALANTDATRAQFYPDVNLVAFAGLTALTPAALFSRAALTGSVGPAISLPIFDRTRLRAQLGGDYANVDAAVGLYNKTIDQALGEVAQQLTSLRTIDTLALEQARAVDAASRIVAIAEERHRRGIGMQKDVTLADLSLLDERAQQVDLQGRRRLLQVALVGALGGGFDERNVAGAPIAHSQPAFFSHARIMDTHFD; translated from the coding sequence ATGAGCCAACGCCTTAAAAACCTCTCATTCACGCGAACTGCGTTGCCGCTTCTTCTTGCCGCATCGCTCAACGGCTGCGTGAGCGATGCCGGTCTGCACACGAACGTCGAGCCGCTCAAACCTTCCGCCGATTCGCTTGCGCGCATCGTCGGCCCAGGCGCGAACGGCGCATGGCCCGCGCCCGATTGGGTCAAACGCTACAACGATCCGCAACTGAATGAACTCGCCGCCGAAGCGTTGCAGAACAATCCCGATCTGCAGATCGCCAAGGCGCGAGTCGGCGGGGCGCAGGCGCAACTGGAACAGTTCGCGTCGCTGACTGGCTTGACCGGCACGGCGGTCGCATCGGTCAGCAAAACCCGTTTGCCGCAGCCGGACAATGTGGCCGACGTGTCGGTCGGCGGCCAGCAGATTCCGGTGCAGTTGTTCAACAATTCGACGGTGTCGCCGTCCGCGGTGATCGCCGGTTTGAGTTATCAACTCGATCTGTGGGGCAAGAATGCCGCGCTGACACGCAGCCTGCTATCCACGCGCGACGCCGCTCGCATCGACGCGGAACAGGCGCGTCTCACGCTGACGGTCGCCTTGGTGACGCTCTACTGCGACCTCGACCGCGCATTCGCGATGCAGGAAATCCTGTTGCAAAAGCAACAGGCCGCGGACCACGTCGACGCCGTGCTGCGCGAGCGCGGCGCGCGCGGGATCGACAACGCGTACGACGCAGCCGATGCCTCGCTCAAACGTAGCCGCCTCGCGTCGCAGCAGGCGCTCAACGACGAGCGTATCCAGTTGACCGAATTGCAGATCGGCGTGTTGACGGGGCGCGGTCCGGAGCGCGGCTTGTCGTTGCATCGTCCGCGACTTGCCGCGACGGCTGACAGTCCGTTGCCCGCGCAACTGCCGGTCGATCTGCTAGGCCGTCGTCCCGACATTGTCGCGGCACGGTTGCGGGCCGAAGCGGCGCTCGCCAATACCGACGCAACACGCGCGCAGTTTTATCCCGATGTGAATCTGGTGGCGTTTGCCGGGCTCACTGCGTTGACGCCGGCCGCGCTGTTCTCGCGCGCCGCGCTGACCGGTTCGGTGGGGCCGGCCATTTCGCTGCCCATCTTCGACAGAACGCGGTTGCGCGCGCAACTAGGCGGTGACTACGCCAATGTGGACGCGGCCGTTGGCCTCTACAACAAGACCATCGACCAGGCGCTCGGCGAGGTCGCCCAGCAGCTCACCTCGCTGCGCACCATTGACACGCTCGCGCTCGAACAGGCGCGCGCGGTGGACGCGGCCTCGCGCATCGTCGCGATTGCCGAGGAGCGACACCGGCGCGGTATCGGCATGCAGAAGGACGTGACGCTCGCGGATCTGTCGCTGCTCGACGAGCGCGCGCAGCAGGTCGATCTGCAAGGCCGCCGCCGCTTGCTGCAAGTGGCGCTGGTCGGCGCGCTCGGCGGCGGTTTTGACGAACGCAACGTGGCCGGCGCACCGATCGCGCACTCGCAGCCGGCCTTTTTCTCCCACGCACGCATCATGGACACGCACTTCGATTGA